A genome region from Triticum aestivum cultivar Chinese Spring chromosome 2B, IWGSC CS RefSeq v2.1, whole genome shotgun sequence includes the following:
- the LOC123042173 gene encoding BTB/POZ and MATH domain-containing protein 2-like, whose amino-acid sequence MANRWNVVGKSVPEITSSTSTTDSSVTATLSFEVTAEYPDLEAMGIGEYARSGVFTFGGYDWGIEFYPHGWGDGKATAYLCFLSLAGHAHSKYTLSVLGDEGEEPLASFDGVFSPMGSCCPGKELKPLTELVDGGFMLQYVLTIFKNVSPPMELPGDLERMLRKQRGTDITFRVRGREFSAHSFLLAERSPVFEAQLFGPMAEKDMARIEVVDMEPTIFQMLLHYIYTDILPSCNDQGGRTTAGMQQLLVAADRYGLDRLKLMCEEELCGRIEEETIMSTYALANRHHCNRLKHACLLFLMQSPDVLGTVLENSGFNELCMTNYLPSPLKGDHVPGTNKRRSHPEEETDPGKKLKRTRYFFWW is encoded by the coding sequence ATGGCTAACCGCTGGAACGTGGTAGGGAAGAGCGTGCCCGAGATCACATCGTCGACATCAACCACGGACAGCAGCGTCACCGCGACTCTCAGCTTCGAGGTGACAGCTGAGTACCCCGATCTGGAAGCCATGGGCATCGGCGAGTACGCTAGATCGGGCGTCTTCACGTTTGGTGGCTACGATTGGGGCATCGAGTTCTACCCGCACGGATGGGGCGACGGCAAGGCCACGGCCTACCTATGCTTTCTCAGCCTAGCCGGGCATGCGCACAGCAAGTACACGCTGAGCGTGCTAGGGGACGAGGGAGAGGAACCGTTAGCCAGCTTCGACGGAGTCTTCTCTCCGATGGGATCCTGCTGCCCGGGCAAAGAGCTGAAGCCGCTGACGGAGCTCGTGGACGGCGGCTTCATGTTACAGTACgtcctcaccatcttcaagaacgTGTCCCCGCCGATGGAGCTGCCCGGCGACCTCGAGCGCATGCTCAGGAAGCAAAGAGGCACCGACATCACGTTCCGAGTGCGCGGCCGAGAGTTCTCCGCGCACAGCTTTCTCCTGGCCGAGCGGTCACCCGTCTTCGAAGCTCAGCTCTTCGGCCCGATGGCGGAGAAGGACATGGCGCGCATCGAGGTTGTTGACATGGAGCCGACCATCTTCCAGATGCTCCTTCACTACATTTATACGGACATACTGCCGTCATGCAACGACCAAGGCGGCCGCACCACTGCGGGGATGCAACAATTGCTTGTCGCGGCGGACAGGTACGGGCTGGACAGGCTGAAGCTCATGTGCGAGGAAGAGCTGTGCGGGAGGATCGAAGAAGAGACCATCATGTCCACGTACGCGTTGGCAAATCGGCACCACTGTAATCGGCTCAAGCATGCGTGCCTCCTGTTTCTTATGCAGTCGCCGGATGTCCTAGGCACCGTCCTTGAGAATAGCGGGTTCAACGAGCTCTGCATGACAAATTACCTACCATCGCCTCTGAAGGGGGATCATGTACCGGGGACAAATAAGAGGCGTAGCCATCCAGAGGAAGAAACTGATCCAGGCAAGAAATTAAAGAGGACCCGCTATTTCTTTTGGTGGTGA